One genomic segment of Mercenaria mercenaria strain notata unplaced genomic scaffold, MADL_Memer_1 contig_4133, whole genome shotgun sequence includes these proteins:
- the LOC128553621 gene encoding uncharacterized protein LOC128553621 has product MIPGLKGHTLLDNSNYKSSSLHAGLPAVPTERCSIHETKIVDMYCGNHDEVGCTTCMALSHRSCADVQSIPDIVDRKFQTTDFDKIHLKFQDLKMMMEKIVNTRQRLIEDLKKSKTEAVMAIKDFRKDVETILEQLEKESIKELEMKFMKEESKLLEEKKKAETELDGLNVAVNDLKKSEGNQAQQFVSMKMSLKSIAETEDVSRSLQTSVDANISFDFDPALLGFLQQLKTFGSVRHHSTTSLRSPRTTVYSVKRIENLNIKVQNDNNTCCVYGTCLTEDGSLLLADYTNYKIKRADIVNMSVTDYCCVPAGPFGVCCTSKSEAAVCLSNHTIQFVTLGKQMTTTRHMKLSHTCFGIAYKDAKLYITDNGQSLYIHDIAGNMLQPVTRDNAGQNLFSNSRTVAFSDIDDKVFVASLGKGLVIMDGQGKHCQTFTDCELNIASSVCTDRRGNMFVSGCSSNNVVQLGRDGKKMGVIVKSSDGLKRPLSLCFDTRQCKLAITQESSDVVKIILLQ; this is encoded by the exons ATGATTCCTGGTTTAAAAGGTCACACACTTTTGGATAATTCAAACTACAAGTCATCAAGTCTCCATGCAGGATTGCCAGCAGTACCTACGGAGAGATGTAGCATTCATGAGACAAAGATCGTGGACATGTACTGTGGTAATCATGATGAGGTTGGTTGTACAACTTGCATGGCTTTAAGCCACAG GTCCTGTGCAGATGTGCAATCCATTCCAGATATTGTCGACCGTAAGTTTCAAACGACTGATTTTGACAAAATACACCTAAAGTTCCAAGACTTGAAAATGATGATGGAGAAAATTGTGAACACTAGACAAAGATTGATAGAAGACTTAAAGAAGTCTAAGACGGAAGCAGTAATGGCGATAAAGGACTTTCGAAAAGACGTGGAAACAATTCTTGAACAACTAGAAAAAGAATCGATTAAAGAATTAGAGATGAAATTCATGAAAGAAGAGTCGAAACTGCTAGAAGAGAAGAAGAAAGCAGAAACTGAATTAGATGGTCTGAACGTAGCAGTGAACGACTTGAAAAAATCAGAAGGAAACCAAGCGCAACAATTTGTCTCTATGAAAATGTCCTTGAAAAGTATTGCAGAAACAGAAGACGTATCTCGTTCATTGCAAACAAGTGTTGATGCAaatatatcatttgattttgatCCTGCTTTACTGGGATTTCTACAGCAGTTGAAAACTTTTGGATCGGTCCGACATCATTCTACCACTTCTTTAAGATCGCCAAGGACAACCGTCTATTCTGTTAAAAGAATCGAGAATTTAAACATCAAAGTCCAGAATGACAACAACACCTGCTGTGTGTATGGGACATGTCTTACAGAAGATGGATCACTACTGTTAGCTGATTATACCAATTATAAGATTAAACGTGCAGATATTGTAAATATGTCGGTGACAGATTATTGTTGTGTTCCTGCTGGACCTTTTGGCGTTTGTTGTACAAGTAAAAGTGAAGCTGCAGTCTGCCTGAGCAATCATACAATTCAGTTTGTCACCCTTGGCAAGCAGATGACAACCACTCGTCACATGAAACTGAGCCATACTTGCTTTGGCATTGCTTATAAGGATGCTAAATTATACATAACTGACAACGGACAATCGTTATATATCCATGATATTGCAGGCAACATGCTACAGCCGGTAACACGAGACAACGCCGGGCAAAATCTGTTCTCAAACAGTCGAACTGTTGCTTTCAGTGATATTGATGATAAAGTGTTTGTTGCCAGCCTGGGTAAAGGTCTAGTTATTATGGATGGACAGGGAAAGCACTGTCAAACCTTTACTGATTGCGAATTAAACATAGCGTCAAGTGTTTGTACAGATCGTAGAGGAAATATGTTTGTGTCTGGGTGCAGTTCAAATAATGTGGTACAGTTAGGGAGAGATGGAAAGAAAATGGGAGTAATCGTGAAATCATCAGATGGACTGAAGCGTCCGTTATCACTTTGTTTTGACACACGACAATGCAAACTAGCTATTACCCAAGAAAGCAGTGACGTGGTAAAAATAATTCTACTACAATGA